A window of the Candidatus Saccharibacteria bacterium oral taxon 488 genome harbors these coding sequences:
- a CDS encoding RNA methyltransferase, with amino-acid sequence MPEITLLMHNIRSTYNVGAIMRTAEGFGVRQIIFSGYTPYPDLRLADPWSIDPRLPHITERLTAQIHKTALGAETMLPFSYVADIRQWLAENANRERLPVIALEQSASSTELNMFRPPTRFALLLGEEVHGIEPDILARCDHIVEIPMQGAKESFNVSVAAGIALYGLCFSLNITPG; translated from the coding sequence ATGCCAGAAATTACCCTCCTCATGCACAATATTCGCTCGACGTACAATGTCGGTGCAATTATGAGAACAGCCGAAGGCTTTGGCGTCAGACAGATTATCTTTAGCGGCTATACGCCGTACCCCGATTTACGATTAGCCGACCCCTGGTCTATCGACCCAAGGCTGCCGCACATTACCGAAAGGTTGACCGCCCAGATTCACAAGACTGCACTGGGCGCAGAAACAATGCTGCCCTTTAGCTACGTAGCCGATATTCGTCAGTGGTTGGCGGAGAATGCCAACAGGGAACGCTTACCTGTGATTGCCCTAGAGCAGTCAGCGTCGAGTACAGAGCTCAATATGTTTCGGCCACCAACCCGCTTTGCCCTACTCCTAGGCGAGGAGGTCCATGGCATTGAGCCGGACATTCTAGCGCGGTGCGATCACATCGTCGAAATCCCCATGCAGGGTGCTAAAGAGTCATTTAATGTCTCAGTCGCGGCCGGTATCGCACTCTACGGCCTCTGTTTTTCGCTAAATATAACCCCGGGCTAG